A genomic region of Nostoc sp. UHCC 0702 contains the following coding sequences:
- the kdpA gene encoding potassium-transporting ATPase subunit A: MLQGWIQIVLTLLIIVAITPFFGRYMARVYQEQRTFLDPILNPVERVIYSLIGVQTKENMTGWQYARAILYSNLVMGLLIFFILRSQGWLPLNPTKIGAPTWDTALHTTISFITNTNQQHYSGETYLSYASQIWGLGYHMFTSAATGLAVGIAFIRGLTGKPLGNFYVDLTRSIMRVLLPICIVGSIALMAAGVPETLAGPVVLPTLEDSNISQAIAIGPVAHFEIIKELGENGGGFFAINSAHPFENPNGFSNLIEIVAMLSIPTALIYTYGLFANNTKQAWLVYGMVGIIFVAFIIITAIGEYNGNPAVNSLLGSMQPNLEGKEVRFGWAQSALFAVSTTGTMCGAVNSLHDSFMPNGGFITLSNMFLQIIWGGQGTGTAYLFAYLILAVFVTGLMVGRTPEFLGRKIEKREVVLASFLILLVHPIAIMIPAGIALAFPDQLAGISNPGFHGFAQVIYEYASAAANNGSGFEGLGDSQPSPLAIATGAKTTATALWWNVSTCLSLLVGRYIPIIGLLLLADSMSRKQQVPLTVGTLRTDTGLFTGVTAGVILILGALTFFPLLAFGPIGEAFWIAK, encoded by the coding sequence ATGCTACAAGGATGGATTCAAATAGTATTAACGCTACTAATTATAGTAGCAATAACTCCCTTTTTTGGGCGATATATGGCGCGTGTCTACCAAGAACAACGCACTTTTCTTGACCCAATTTTGAACCCTGTTGAGCGAGTAATTTACTCTTTGATAGGCGTTCAAACTAAAGAAAATATGACAGGTTGGCAATATGCAAGAGCTATCTTATACAGCAATTTAGTCATGGGGTTGTTGATTTTCTTCATCCTCAGAAGCCAAGGATGGCTACCTCTCAACCCTACTAAAATAGGCGCGCCAACTTGGGACACAGCTTTGCACACAACTATATCTTTTATCACCAACACTAACCAGCAGCACTACTCTGGTGAAACCTATCTCAGCTATGCCAGCCAAATATGGGGTTTAGGTTATCATATGTTCACCTCGGCGGCGACTGGTTTGGCGGTAGGAATCGCCTTTATTCGCGGTTTGACTGGTAAACCTTTGGGTAACTTCTATGTAGATTTGACTCGCTCAATCATGCGGGTTTTGCTGCCTATTTGTATTGTGGGTAGTATTGCTCTTATGGCCGCTGGGGTTCCCGAAACTTTAGCAGGGCCAGTTGTATTGCCCACCTTAGAAGATTCTAATATTAGTCAAGCGATCGCGATCGGCCCCGTTGCCCATTTTGAAATCATCAAAGAACTGGGAGAAAACGGCGGCGGCTTTTTTGCCATCAACTCAGCACACCCATTTGAGAATCCCAACGGGTTTTCTAACTTAATTGAGATTGTGGCGATGCTGTCAATTCCCACAGCCTTGATTTACACCTACGGTTTGTTTGCCAACAACACCAAACAAGCTTGGTTAGTCTATGGTATGGTGGGCATTATTTTTGTAGCATTCATTATCATCACTGCCATTGGTGAATATAACGGCAATCCAGCTGTAAACTCATTACTGGGAAGTATGCAACCGAACCTAGAAGGAAAAGAAGTCCGGTTTGGTTGGGCGCAGTCTGCATTGTTTGCTGTTAGTACCACTGGAACCATGTGCGGTGCTGTGAATAGTTTGCATGACTCATTTATGCCCAACGGTGGTTTTATCACCTTGTCGAATATGTTCCTGCAAATCATTTGGGGTGGACAGGGTACAGGCACAGCTTACTTATTTGCCTATTTAATTTTGGCAGTATTTGTCACAGGCTTGATGGTAGGACGTACACCAGAATTTCTGGGACGCAAAATCGAAAAGCGTGAGGTGGTGCTTGCAAGTTTTCTGATTCTGTTGGTTCACCCCATCGCCATTATGATACCAGCCGGAATCGCCCTAGCATTTCCTGACCAACTAGCAGGAATTAGCAATCCTGGTTTTCACGGCTTTGCTCAAGTTATTTATGAATATGCCTCAGCTGCGGCTAATAATGGTTCGGGATTTGAAGGCTTAGGAGATTCTCAACCATCACCTTTGGCTATTGCAACTGGCGCAAAAACTACTGCAACTGCTTTGTGGTGGAACGTGAGTACTTGTTTGAGTCTTTTAGTAGGGCGCTACATTCCCATTATCGGTTTGCTGTTACTAGCAGATAGTATGTCCCGCAAACAACAAGTTCCTTTGACTGTTGGGACATTGCGAACTGACACCGGATTATTTACAGGCGTAACCGCAGGTGTAATTTTAATCCTCGGCGCACTGACTTTCTTCCCACTACTAGCATTCGGCCCCATCGGCGAAGCTTTCTGGATTGCAAAGTAG
- the raiA gene encoding ribosome-associated translation inhibitor RaiA produces MKLVIHGKNIEITEAIRDYVHQKIEKAVSHFQNITNEVDVHLSVARNPRINPKQAAEVTIYANGSVIRAEESSENLYASIDLVADKIARQLRKYKERRQDKKTQAQPTNEALVAEPVAADLIGDRTPELPNEVVRTKYFSMPPMTLAEALEQLQLVGHDFYMFRNAETGEINVIYERNHGGYGVIQPRNNNGHTNGKNGKSAHSHVVIPDKLHSNK; encoded by the coding sequence ATGAAGCTTGTCATCCACGGCAAAAATATTGAAATTACTGAAGCAATTCGGGATTACGTACATCAAAAGATTGAAAAAGCAGTTAGTCACTTTCAGAACATTACAAATGAAGTGGATGTCCACCTTAGCGTAGCCCGCAATCCCCGAATCAATCCCAAGCAGGCGGCTGAAGTAACTATTTATGCCAATGGTAGTGTCATCCGTGCCGAGGAAAGCAGCGAAAACTTATACGCCAGCATTGACTTAGTAGCAGATAAAATCGCCCGTCAACTGCGTAAATATAAAGAAAGACGACAAGATAAGAAAACTCAAGCCCAACCAACTAACGAAGCATTAGTAGCGGAACCAGTAGCAGCAGATTTAATAGGCGATCGCACTCCCGAATTACCCAACGAAGTCGTCCGTACTAAATATTTTTCCATGCCGCCAATGACCCTTGCAGAAGCTTTAGAACAGCTGCAACTGGTGGGACACGACTTTTATATGTTCCGCAATGCTGAAACTGGAGAAATTAACGTAATTTACGAACGCAACCACGGCGGTTATGGTGTAATTCAACCCCGTAACAATAACGGTCATACCAACGGCAAAAATGGCAAGTCAGCCCATAGTCATGTTGTCATACCGGACAAGTTGCACTCGAATAAATAG
- the lipB gene encoding lipoyl(octanoyl) transferase LipB, with protein MIRSNSLSQNRCLLYNQGLMSYLDAHRWQRSLLTERIHHPNLDDVLILLEHPPVYTLGQGSNPEFIKFPLDKSNFEVHKIERGGEVTYHCPGQLVGYPILNLQHYCKDLHWYLRQLEEVLIRVLAVYGLQGSRIPSFTGVWLDGRKVAAIGIKVSRWITMHGFALNVCPDMTGFERIIPCGIADKPVGSLAQWIPGITCQEVRSVVAECFAEVFGVELVEVGS; from the coding sequence ATGATCCGTAGTAATAGCTTATCGCAGAATCGTTGTTTGTTATATAACCAAGGATTGATGTCATACTTGGATGCTCATAGATGGCAGCGATCGCTCCTTACCGAACGCATTCATCACCCTAATCTAGATGATGTGTTAATCTTGCTGGAACATCCGCCAGTTTACACTTTGGGGCAAGGAAGCAATCCAGAATTTATTAAATTCCCCCTTGACAAAAGTAACTTTGAGGTGCATAAAATCGAGCGTGGCGGCGAAGTTACTTACCATTGTCCTGGTCAACTGGTAGGGTATCCGATTTTAAATCTGCAACATTATTGTAAAGATTTGCATTGGTACTTGCGGCAACTCGAAGAAGTATTAATTCGTGTACTGGCAGTTTACGGGTTGCAAGGTTCGCGCATTCCCTCTTTTACTGGCGTTTGGTTAGACGGGCGGAAAGTTGCTGCTATTGGCATTAAAGTCAGCCGTTGGATTACGATGCACGGTTTTGCATTAAATGTTTGCCCCGATATGACAGGCTTTGAACGCATCATCCCCTGCGGTATCGCTGATAAACCTGTGGGGAGTTTAGCGCAATGGATTCCGGGGATTACTTGTCAAGAGGTACGTTCTGTTGTCGCCGAGTGCTTTGCTGAGGTGTTTGGTGTGGAATTGGTTGAAGTGGGAAGTTAG
- a CDS encoding response regulator transcription factor: MSSTPIKILLVEDDELFRLGLRVRLQQEPGLEIVAEAEDGETAIELVKQNLLDVVLLDVGLPGIGGIEACRQIKQQNPLLPILVFTSHSQKPLITRLIEAGAQGYCLKGIAAEKLVLALRSVAAGASWWDATATQEIRSFLSYEPPQPEQDNIIKPSNPLTGRELEILSLLVAGKTNQEIAHTLYIAPGTVRVHIHAILQKLEVSDRTQAVVVALQKQLIKNQ, from the coding sequence ATGTCCTCTACTCCAATCAAAATTCTACTTGTTGAGGACGATGAACTCTTTCGACTAGGCTTGCGCGTGCGATTGCAACAAGAACCAGGGTTAGAAATAGTTGCTGAGGCTGAAGATGGTGAAACAGCTATCGAGTTAGTCAAGCAAAATCTTCTGGATGTGGTGTTATTAGATGTGGGTTTGCCAGGAATTGGTGGAATCGAGGCTTGTAGACAAATTAAACAGCAAAATCCTCTGCTACCAATTTTAGTTTTCACTTCCCATTCGCAAAAACCTTTAATTACACGTTTAATTGAAGCAGGCGCACAAGGCTACTGTCTCAAAGGAATTGCTGCTGAAAAATTAGTTTTAGCACTGCGTTCTGTGGCTGCGGGTGCTTCTTGGTGGGATGCAACTGCAACACAAGAAATTCGTTCTTTCTTGAGTTATGAACCACCTCAACCTGAGCAAGATAACATTATAAAGCCTTCCAATCCGCTAACTGGGCGTGAACTAGAAATTCTGTCACTGTTAGTCGCCGGAAAAACCAATCAAGAAATCGCTCATACACTGTATATTGCACCTGGAACAGTGCGTGTTCATATTCATGCGATTTTACAGAAATTAGAAGTGAGCGATCGCACTCAAGCTGTGGTTGTAGCTTTGCAAAAACAATTGATTAAAAATCAATAA
- a CDS encoding nitrogenase yields MTNAVDSPYSPKQIAAWLRGLLTVAWADGNFDEQEQQSIASITKTELAPSLKWESLEVITPEELAAVLGKGTPTAENFLRTAVMIAIADGTYSLSEDEILHQFCQALELQEDILKTLRHTLEHKEQQMVPAPALPKAHPYDPLHPMRDWLDGLNIEDPRVARFLCKMIPSQCPFERDVILFGHKIVHIPPMCKINPLYEQLVGLRFRALSYLADECGEDVSPYI; encoded by the coding sequence ATGACAAATGCCGTTGATTCTCCCTACAGCCCCAAACAAATTGCTGCTTGGTTGCGTGGGCTACTTACTGTTGCTTGGGCAGATGGTAACTTTGATGAACAAGAACAGCAATCAATTGCCAGTATCACCAAAACAGAATTAGCTCCTAGTTTAAAATGGGAATCGCTAGAAGTAATTACACCAGAGGAATTAGCCGCAGTTTTGGGTAAAGGTACACCAACGGCAGAAAATTTTTTACGTACAGCGGTGATGATTGCGATCGCAGATGGTACATATTCTCTTAGCGAAGACGAAATCCTGCACCAGTTTTGCCAAGCTTTGGAACTGCAAGAGGACATACTCAAAACCCTGCGCCACACCTTAGAACACAAAGAACAGCAAATGGTTCCCGCCCCAGCTTTACCCAAAGCACACCCATACGACCCACTCCACCCCATGCGCGACTGGCTGGACGGGTTAAACATCGAAGACCCCAGAGTTGCCCGTTTTTTATGTAAAATGATTCCCTCTCAATGTCCCTTTGAACGAGATGTGATTTTGTTTGGACACAAAATTGTTCACATCCCACCAATGTGTAAAATCAATCCACTGTATGAACAACTTGTAGGTTTACGTTTTCGCGCCCTCTCCTATTTAGCAGATGAATGTGGTGAAGATGTTTCACCATATATTTAG
- a CDS encoding metal-binding protein: MPSGRTHDRITLYALPLVAGVTLWQSRSSNVTLLVAGGFLFGGLMFGPDLDIYSLQYQRWGFLRWIWLPYQKSLRHRSFLSHGPIIGTTLRVLYLACLLAVLALFVLVIVAKLWNLTFTWHDVGVTIGRSLTNYSIEFFALFLGLELGAMSHSLSDWSGSAYKRVQKQGIRGLLPSGKMKKRKTTSRPSRRSKPRISKSRTKQ, from the coding sequence ATGCCGTCTGGTCGGACACACGATCGCATTACTTTGTATGCTTTGCCATTGGTGGCGGGTGTCACTTTGTGGCAAAGTCGTAGTAGCAATGTGACTTTGTTGGTTGCAGGTGGGTTTTTGTTTGGCGGGCTGATGTTTGGCCCGGATTTGGATATTTATTCTCTGCAATACCAACGCTGGGGTTTCTTACGTTGGATTTGGCTACCTTATCAAAAAAGTCTGCGCCATCGCTCTTTCTTATCTCACGGGCCGATTATTGGCACTACGCTACGGGTGCTTTATCTGGCTTGCTTATTAGCTGTGTTGGCACTTTTCGTTTTGGTAATTGTTGCCAAGCTGTGGAATCTGACTTTTACTTGGCACGATGTGGGTGTAACTATCGGGCGATCGCTTACTAATTACAGTATAGAATTCTTCGCCCTATTTTTAGGCTTAGAACTCGGTGCTATGAGCCATTCTCTCAGCGATTGGAGTGGTTCAGCATACAAGCGCGTGCAAAAGCAAGGGATTCGCGGTTTACTTCCTAGTGGCAAAATGAAGAAGCGTAAAACTACGAGTCGCCCTAGTCGTCGGTCTAAACCAAGAATTAGTAAAAGCCGTACAAAACAATAG
- a CDS encoding Uma2 family endonuclease: protein MMQLQEQRYYSAEEYLQLEVNSEERHEYIDGQIIQMTGGTPNHNQIALNLSGTLNFLLKRQPYRVFVTDQRLWIPNRRIHTYPDVMVVRTPLEYQEGRRDTLINPVFIAEVLSKSTKSYDRDEKFAAYRSIASFQEYILIDQYKMHVEQYFKTENNKWIFSEFEDGEESLNLASVPCQVLLADIYDQVDFNAEE, encoded by the coding sequence ATTATGCAATTACAAGAACAACGCTACTATTCAGCTGAAGAATATCTGCAACTCGAAGTTAATTCAGAAGAACGTCATGAATACATTGATGGGCAAATTATCCAAATGACAGGCGGAACACCTAATCACAACCAAATCGCTCTTAACTTAAGCGGTACGCTCAATTTTCTTCTCAAGCGTCAGCCTTATCGAGTCTTTGTCACTGACCAGCGTCTTTGGATTCCTAATAGGCGAATTCACACTTATCCAGATGTGATGGTGGTGAGAACTCCTTTGGAATATCAAGAAGGAAGACGAGACACTTTAATTAATCCAGTATTTATTGCTGAGGTGTTGTCAAAATCTACTAAAAGTTATGACAGAGATGAAAAGTTTGCTGCTTATCGGTCGATTGCTAGTTTTCAAGAATATATTCTGATTGACCAGTACAAAATGCATGTTGAGCAGTACTTTAAAACGGAAAATAATAAATGGATATTTTCGGAATTTGAAGATGGGGAAGAAAGTTTAAATTTGGCTTCTGTTCCTTGCCAAGTTTTATTGGCGGATATTTATGATCAGGTGGATTTTAATGCAGAGGAATAG
- a CDS encoding ABC transporter permease subunit (The N-terminal region of this protein, as described by TIGR01726, is a three transmembrane segment that identifies a subfamily of ABC transporter permease subunits, which specificities that include histidine, arginine, glutamine, glutamate, L-cystine (sic), the opines (in Agrobacterium) octopine and nopaline, etc.), whose translation MAGFFVRWFVVVGLSCLLLAGCGINSGAGKTLRVATEPAFPPFEFQGKGGELQGFSIDLMNAIATAASFKVDFQSLPFDGIIPALQAKTVDAAISSITITQERAKTIAFSRPYFKAGLAIAIRADNQDITGFDSLKNKKIAVQIGTTGAKKTQSVPGVQIRSFDSAPLALQELANGNVDAVINDAPVTLYAINTGNLKNIKVVQQLLTEEFYGIATAKNSPNLALINDGLDRVLRNGTYSQIYQKWFKAEPPPSLPTKSPFENETGGSLSGISTSINVILRAFPTLLQGTLATLQLTIISVVLGMIGGSFIGIVRLSRIAPVRWLARAYVDFFRGTPLIVQIFMIYFGLPAIAQQLGFTFTFDRLTAGVVALSLNSAAYIAEVVRAGIQSIEVGQTEAAQSLGLSPMQTMRFVIFPQAIRRMIPPLGNDFISLLKDTSLVAIIGFEELFRKGQLIVAENYRAFEIYAAVALVYLCLTLLSSQIFSRIEVWMNPIKRHKKNNK comes from the coding sequence ATGGCTGGATTTTTTGTCCGCTGGTTTGTGGTTGTGGGGTTGAGTTGTTTGTTGTTGGCTGGCTGTGGTATAAATTCTGGTGCTGGGAAGACTTTGCGGGTTGCTACTGAACCGGCGTTTCCACCTTTTGAGTTTCAAGGTAAAGGTGGTGAGTTGCAGGGTTTTTCTATTGATTTGATGAATGCGATCGCAACTGCTGCTAGTTTTAAGGTGGATTTTCAAAGTTTGCCTTTTGATGGCATTATCCCAGCTTTGCAAGCGAAAACCGTTGATGCAGCCATTAGTTCGATTACGATTACACAGGAGAGGGCAAAGACTATTGCTTTTTCTCGTCCTTATTTTAAGGCGGGGTTGGCGATCGCTATCCGGGCAGATAATCAAGATATTACCGGATTCGATAGTCTCAAAAATAAAAAGATTGCGGTGCAAATTGGTACAACTGGTGCAAAAAAAACTCAGAGTGTTCCCGGTGTCCAAATTCGCAGTTTTGATTCTGCACCTCTAGCCCTGCAAGAATTGGCTAATGGTAATGTGGATGCGGTAATTAATGATGCGCCTGTAACTTTATATGCAATTAATACAGGTAATCTCAAGAATATTAAGGTAGTGCAGCAATTGCTGACGGAAGAATTTTACGGCATTGCTACAGCTAAAAACTCTCCCAATTTAGCATTAATTAATGATGGTTTGGATAGGGTGTTGAGAAATGGCACTTACTCCCAAATTTACCAAAAATGGTTTAAAGCTGAACCACCGCCATCATTACCGACTAAATCACCTTTTGAGAACGAGACTGGTGGTAGTTTATCTGGAATATCCACATCAATTAATGTGATTTTGCGGGCTTTCCCCACTTTATTACAAGGAACGTTGGCGACGCTGCAATTAACAATCATTTCTGTGGTGCTGGGTATGATTGGGGGTTCCTTCATTGGCATTGTACGGCTTTCTCGGATTGCACCTGTGCGTTGGCTGGCGAGGGCCTATGTGGATTTTTTCCGGGGAACCCCTTTGATAGTGCAAATTTTTATGATTTACTTTGGATTACCTGCGATCGCTCAACAACTTGGTTTCACTTTTACCTTTGATCGTCTCACAGCTGGGGTAGTTGCTTTAAGTTTAAATAGCGCTGCATATATTGCCGAAGTTGTCCGCGCTGGGATTCAATCAATTGAAGTAGGACAAACGGAGGCTGCACAGTCACTAGGTTTAAGTCCTATGCAAACTATGCGCTTCGTAATTTTTCCCCAAGCTATCCGCCGGATGATACCACCTTTAGGTAATGATTTTATTAGTTTATTAAAAGATACAAGTTTAGTTGCAATTATCGGGTTTGAAGAATTGTTCCGCAAAGGACAGTTGATTGTAGCGGAAAACTATCGCGCTTTTGAAATTTACGCCGCTGTAGCTTTGGTGTATTTGTGTTTGACGTTACTTTCTTCACAAATATTTAGTCGCATAGAAGTGTGGATGAATCCGATTAAACGGCATAAGAAAAACAATAAATAG
- a CDS encoding acyltransferase family protein produces MRLTSLDVFRGITIAGMILVNMVGVADDVYPPLAHAEWHGCTPTDLVFPFFLFIVGVAMTFSLSKYTEANKPTKAVYWRILRRAAILFALGLLLNGFWNKGIWTFDLSNIRFMGVLQRISLTYLLASLAVLNLPRKGQWILAAVLLIGYWLALMYIPVPGYGAGVLTRDGNFGAYIDRLIIPKAHLYAGDGYKNLGDPEGLFSTIPAIVSVLAGYFTGQWIRSQPVQSRTSTGLALFGIGCLIIGWAWGWTFPINKKLWTSSYVIFTSGWALLLLAACYELIEVRLIRRWSKAFEIMGLNAIALFVASVLLIKILVRTSIGTGENATSSYNWIYQNIFASWAGTLNGSLLFALVTVLLWLGVGIFMYRQRWFIKV; encoded by the coding sequence ATGCGTCTGACTTCACTGGATGTTTTCCGTGGCATAACCATTGCTGGTATGATTCTCGTCAATATGGTGGGAGTCGCAGATGATGTATATCCACCCTTAGCCCATGCCGAATGGCACGGTTGCACACCAACTGATTTGGTATTTCCCTTCTTTCTGTTCATTGTTGGTGTAGCCATGACTTTTTCTCTGTCAAAGTACACCGAAGCGAACAAACCCACCAAAGCTGTTTATTGGCGAATTCTACGCCGCGCCGCCATTCTCTTTGCCTTGGGTTTACTGTTGAATGGATTTTGGAATAAAGGTATTTGGACTTTTGACTTAAGTAACATCCGGTTTATGGGGGTGTTGCAGCGTATCAGCTTGACTTACCTACTGGCTTCCTTGGCAGTTCTTAACCTCCCACGCAAAGGGCAATGGATACTAGCAGCAGTTCTACTTATCGGCTACTGGCTAGCATTGATGTACATACCAGTTCCCGGTTATGGCGCGGGAGTGCTGACACGGGATGGTAACTTCGGCGCTTATATTGACCGCTTGATTATACCCAAAGCACATCTGTATGCAGGCGATGGTTACAAAAACTTAGGAGATCCAGAAGGACTATTTAGCACTATACCTGCGATAGTGAGTGTCTTGGCTGGCTACTTCACAGGACAATGGATACGCAGCCAACCTGTGCAGTCGCGCACAAGTACAGGGTTAGCATTATTTGGCATTGGTTGTTTAATTATTGGTTGGGCGTGGGGGTGGACATTCCCCATCAACAAAAAGCTGTGGACGAGTTCCTACGTTATTTTTACCAGCGGTTGGGCATTACTGTTGCTAGCAGCTTGTTACGAACTCATCGAAGTGCGGCTGATACGTCGTTGGAGTAAAGCTTTTGAAATTATGGGCTTAAATGCGATCGCTCTTTTCGTTGCATCCGTGTTATTGATTAAAATCTTAGTCAGAACCAGCATCGGCACAGGTGAAAACGCTACCAGCAGCTACAATTGGATTTATCAAAATATTTTCGCATCTTGGGCAGGTACACTCAACGGTTCACTATTATTTGCCTTAGTCACCGTCTTATTATGGTTAGGAGTTGGCATTTTCATGTATCGCCAACGCTGGTTTATCAAAGTTTAA
- the obgE gene encoding GTPase ObgE — protein sequence MQFIDQAEIEVEAGKGGDGIVAFRREKYVPAGGPSGGNGGRGGSVIFVAEENLQTLLDFRYNHLFKAENGGRGGPNNCTGANGKDLIIEVPCGTAVYDAETGALLGDLIKAGEKLRIAQGGKGGLGNQHFLSNRNRAPEYALPGLPGERKLLRLELKLLAEVGIIGLPNAGKSTLISSLSAARPKIADYPFTTLIPNLGVVRKPTGDGTVFADIPGLIEGAAQGAGLGHDFLRHIERTRVLLHLIDATSDDVVRDYNTIQQELQAYGRGLTERSQILALNKIDAVDMETVDLEALAIQLNHLSYAPVFLISAVTRTGIDPMLQELWRILDELNAVEQVEVLG from the coding sequence ATGCAATTTATCGATCAAGCAGAAATTGAAGTAGAAGCTGGTAAGGGTGGAGATGGTATTGTCGCCTTCCGCCGAGAGAAGTATGTACCAGCTGGTGGCCCTTCTGGTGGTAATGGTGGACGAGGCGGTTCGGTAATTTTTGTCGCCGAGGAAAACCTGCAAACCTTGCTAGATTTCAGATACAACCATCTTTTTAAAGCCGAAAACGGTGGTCGCGGCGGCCCAAATAACTGCACTGGGGCAAATGGCAAGGATTTAATTATCGAAGTTCCTTGCGGTACGGCTGTTTATGATGCTGAAACAGGCGCTTTACTGGGTGATTTAATCAAAGCTGGAGAAAAATTACGTATTGCCCAAGGCGGTAAAGGTGGACTAGGAAATCAGCATTTCTTGAGTAACCGTAACCGCGCCCCAGAATACGCCCTTCCAGGCTTACCAGGAGAAAGAAAGCTGCTGCGTCTGGAGTTGAAACTTTTGGCGGAAGTGGGAATTATTGGACTACCAAATGCAGGGAAATCTACTTTAATTTCATCTTTATCAGCCGCACGTCCAAAAATAGCAGATTACCCCTTTACTACTCTCATCCCCAATTTGGGTGTAGTGCGGAAACCTACTGGTGATGGTACAGTTTTTGCCGACATTCCCGGTTTAATTGAAGGCGCCGCCCAAGGTGCTGGGTTGGGACATGATTTTTTACGCCACATCGAACGCACGCGGGTATTGTTGCATTTAATTGATGCGACTAGTGATGATGTGGTTAGGGATTATAATACAATTCAGCAAGAATTGCAAGCATATGGACGGGGTTTAACAGAGCGATCGCAAATTCTCGCACTCAACAAAATTGATGCAGTTGATATGGAAACAGTAGATTTAGAAGCACTAGCTATCCAACTAAATCACCTTTCCTACGCCCCAGTTTTCTTAATTTCCGCTGTCACCCGCACCGGAATAGACCCAATGTTACAGGAACTTTGGCGAATTCTTGACGAACTTAATGCTGTTGAACAAGTCGAGGTGTTGGGGTAA
- a CDS encoding peroxiredoxin, with protein sequence MPVKVGDTAPDFTLPAQNGSNVSLRDFRGKQAVVLYFYPKDDTPGCTVESCAFRDQYEVFKNAGAEVIGVSGDSSESHQRFAAKHNLPFTLLSDKGDQVRKLYGATAAFGLFPGRVTYVIDQQGVVEYVFDSMFNFNGHVEEALKTLQQLAAR encoded by the coding sequence ATGCCAGTTAAAGTTGGAGATACTGCACCTGATTTCACTCTACCTGCCCAAAATGGCTCAAATGTGAGTTTGAGAGATTTTCGGGGCAAACAAGCTGTTGTGTTGTACTTTTATCCCAAGGACGACACACCAGGATGTACAGTGGAATCCTGCGCTTTCCGCGATCAGTATGAAGTGTTTAAGAATGCTGGCGCTGAAGTGATTGGCGTCAGTGGTGACTCCAGCGAATCGCACCAGCGATTTGCGGCGAAGCACAATCTCCCTTTTACCCTTTTGAGTGACAAGGGCGACCAAGTGCGGAAGCTATATGGTGCAACAGCAGCTTTTGGTTTGTTCCCTGGTCGTGTTACTTATGTTATTGACCAGCAGGGAGTTGTGGAATACGTGTTTGATTCCATGTTCAACTTTAATGGTCACGTTGAAGAAGCCCTGAAAACATTGCAACAGCTTGCAGCGAGATGA